Proteins encoded together in one Chryseobacterium taklimakanense window:
- a CDS encoding ABC transporter permease, with product MTEPQQQWTETIDSRHSLFDLKLGEVWRYKDLIYMFVKRDFVSGFKQTILGPLWFFINPVFTTIVYLVVFGGIAKLPTDGIPQVLFYLAGITLWNYFSSCLLGTSNVFTGNAAIFGKVYFPRLVMPLTIVISNLMKFGVQFALFLVAWVYYLIQAKIEPNIWILATPLLILLMAAFALGMGMIFSSLTTKYRDLQMLLSFGVSLLMYATPVIYPISALSGIWKKLAMYNPLTGIFECFKYGWLGAGDFSPVMLTISSVIIFVLLAVGTVIFNKVEKSFMDTV from the coding sequence ATGACTGAACCACAGCAGCAGTGGACTGAAACCATAGATTCCAGGCACTCCCTGTTCGACTTGAAATTAGGTGAGGTTTGGCGTTACAAAGACCTGATTTACATGTTCGTGAAACGGGATTTTGTCTCCGGCTTCAAACAGACAATCTTGGGGCCGCTTTGGTTTTTCATCAACCCTGTTTTTACCACCATTGTTTACCTTGTTGTTTTTGGCGGCATTGCCAAATTGCCCACGGACGGTATTCCGCAGGTACTTTTTTACCTTGCCGGGATTACGCTTTGGAATTATTTTTCATCCTGTCTGCTGGGCACGTCCAATGTTTTTACGGGAAACGCGGCCATCTTTGGCAAAGTATATTTCCCCAGATTGGTCATGCCGCTGACGATTGTGATATCCAACCTTATGAAATTCGGGGTTCAGTTTGCGCTCTTTTTGGTCGCGTGGGTATATTACCTCATTCAGGCAAAAATAGAGCCCAATATCTGGATTTTGGCCACTCCGTTGCTCATACTGCTGATGGCAGCTTTTGCACTGGGCATGGGAATGATTTTTTCTTCCCTCACCACCAAGTACCGCGACCTGCAGATGCTTTTAAGTTTCGGGGTAAGCCTGCTGATGTACGCCACCCCAGTGATTTATCCCATTTCTGCACTTTCCGGAATCTGGAAAAAACTGGCCATGTATAATCCGCTGACCGGTATTTTTGAATGTTTCAAGTATGGCTGGCTCGGTGCCGGTGACTTTTCACCGGTGATGCTTACCATCAGTTCGGTGATTATTTTTGTACTCCTTGCCGTTGGCACCGTAATCTTCAATAAGGTCGAGAAAAGTTTTATGGACACGGTGTAA